Part of the Candidatus Nealsonbacteria bacterium genome is shown below.
TGTCCGCATTTTTGTCGGAATAAGCCCGAATATTGTTTGGCAATAAGCGTCCCGAGCAGGACAAATTGCGGATTTTTATCTGTAATCTTTCCTGTTTCGGGAAAGATTTTTTGTTTATGAATAATTTTATAAGCGAAAATAAGAAATTATTAATTATTTTTTTTATTTTTTTAAATCTTGCAATTGCAAGTTATATTTACATAAATCAAAGTGCAGTAATTAAAAATCCGAATTATTCGCAAAGGCAAATACTAGATGGTCAGAATCAACTAAATATAAGACAGGTTCAACAAGGAAGTGCGGTTTCAGAAGAAAATCTTAAAATATCCAAATCCACATCAACTTCATCCGAAACCGAATTATCAAGCGAGCGACATATCATATATGTCGGTGAAAAAAAATATGAAATTTCAGTTCCGGAAAAAAGCACAGTTTATGAATTGATGGACTTGCTTAAAGCGAGAGGTGATTTTAGTTTTCAAGGGAAAGATTTTTCAGGACTAGGTTTCTTTGTCGAGGAAATTAATGGAATAAAAAACAATCCCAGTGGAAAGACTTACTGGATCTACTACGTAAATGATAAATCGGCTCAGGTCGGAATTTCTAATTATACTTTAAAACCAAACGATGTAATAAATTGGAAATATGAAAAACCTCAATTCTAAAATTTTACTTTTTTTAATTTGTTTTGGTTTGTTCATGTTTGTCTCGCAAACCAAAGCTGAAGGAACAACTACAGTTCAATTAAAAGTTGTCGCCTTTGACCAAGTTTTGTTTAATAACGATTTTATAGTGAATTCTTGTCCTGACCAAGCAAGTAGCACAAATTACTCTTTAAACGCCTGGTGCGCCGTTGAGCAATTAATTTCCAGTCAGGGCTGGACCGCGACTTC
Proteins encoded:
- a CDS encoding DUF4430 domain-containing protein; amino-acid sequence: MNNFISENKKLLIIFFIFLNLAIASYIYINQSAVIKNPNYSQRQILDGQNQLNIRQVQQGSAVSEENLKISKSTSTSSETELSSERHIIYVGEKKYEISVPEKSTVYELMDLLKARGDFSFQGKDFSGLGFFVEEINGIKNNPSGKTYWIYYVNDKSAQVGISNYTLKPNDVINWKYEKPQF